From Helicobacter anatolicus, the proteins below share one genomic window:
- a CDS encoding outer membrane beta-barrel protein, whose translation MKKIMALPFFGALCLAQGNFFVGGGIGAPAIFGTNAGVTTRDQFIHFNIKGGYEFQVNEKHGFRTYLDLGYGIAPVGQTARASLTSTTTKVSLTSHLVDFDLNLDYLYRFVNTEKYSVGLYAGIFMGMLYTNTGGSKVTTTVGTTTTTTTTTGIDTISYNTGFNLGFEGVIAKKHSILMGIKFLGDKSFFNGLLYLAPQINYLYRF comes from the coding sequence ATGAAAAAAATAATGGCACTTCCATTTTTTGGAGCTTTATGTCTTGCGCAAGGAAACTTTTTTGTAGGTGGTGGTATCGGTGCACCAGCAATCTTTGGAACTAACGCAGGCGTAACAACTCGCGATCAATTTATTCATTTTAATATAAAAGGTGGTTATGAATTTCAAGTCAATGAAAAACATGGTTTTAGAACATATCTTGACCTTGGATATGGCATTGCACCTGTAGGACAAACAGCAAGAGCATCGCTTACATCAACTACTACCAAGGTTAGTTTAACTTCACATCTTGTAGATTTTGATCTTAATTTAGATTATCTCTATCGATTTGTTAATACAGAAAAATATTCCGTAGGTTTGTATGCAGGTATTTTTATGGGAATGCTTTATACAAATACAGGTGGCAGCAAAGTAACTACAACAGTAGGCACAACCACAACAACCACAACAACCACAGGAATTGATACAATCTCATATAACACTGGTTTTAATCTTGGTTTTGAAGGAGTAATTGCCAAAAAGCATTCTATTTTAATGGGTATTAAATTTCTTGGCGATAAAAGCTTTTTTAATGGGCTTTTATATCTAGCACCTCAAATCAATTATCTCTACAGATTCTAA
- a CDS encoding MBOAT family O-acyltransferase, whose amino-acid sequence MLFSSIEFMFIYLPIVFFGYFWLNSRNKSRESVAFLAFSSIFFYGYFNVYYVPLLLGSIAFNYTISKFLCKYKTKLLLFVALCFNIGLLCYFKYIDFFIENVNFVLGSNIPLLHIALPLGISFFTITQIAYLVDCYEGLVEERNLTNYALFVTFFPHLIAGPILHHKQMMPQFADNTNKKINYENIAKGIFIFSVGLFKKTVIADTFAKWANAGFSIVDSGGMLNFFESWVTLLSYAFQLYFDFSGYCDMAIGLGLLFNIMLPVNFNSPFKATNIIDFWKRWHISLTNFITTYIYTPIIRCFDRPTFNKILLATFIAFIIAGVWHGSGWNFFIFGCIHGGALVINHFWQKKIKIKMPKPLGWFLMFFVVLMAWVFFRAQSFAGAISLLKSLFGITWLPLPDSAHIAILLFNIKATDFTLGMLVLGFVLCLCTKNSIEKMRQLKIGYKQIFWTAILLAMGICGAIGVEYQEFIYFNF is encoded by the coding sequence ATGCTTTTTAGTTCTATAGAGTTTATGTTTATTTATTTACCCATTGTGTTTTTTGGGTATTTTTGGCTAAATTCCAGAAATAAATCTAGAGAATCTGTTGCTTTTTTGGCATTTTCTAGTATATTTTTTTATGGATATTTTAATGTGTATTATGTGCCTTTGCTTTTAGGGTCTATCGCATTTAACTATACGATTTCAAAATTTTTATGTAAATACAAAACTAAGCTTTTACTTTTTGTTGCATTGTGTTTTAATATTGGACTACTTTGTTATTTTAAATATATTGATTTTTTTATTGAAAATGTCAACTTTGTTTTAGGAAGCAATATTCCATTATTGCATATTGCCCTACCTCTTGGAATCTCTTTTTTTACGATTACACAAATTGCATATTTGGTGGATTGCTATGAAGGGCTTGTAGAAGAAAGAAATCTAACAAACTATGCTTTATTTGTCACTTTTTTCCCACATCTTATTGCGGGGCCTATTTTGCACCATAAGCAAATGATGCCTCAATTTGCTGACAATACAAATAAAAAAATTAATTATGAAAATATTGCAAAAGGAATTTTTATTTTTTCTGTCGGTTTGTTTAAAAAAACTGTGATTGCAGATACTTTTGCAAAATGGGCAAATGCCGGATTTAGTATTGTAGATAGTGGTGGAATGTTAAACTTTTTTGAATCCTGGGTTACATTACTTTCTTATGCATTTCAGCTTTATTTTGATTTTAGTGGATATTGTGATATGGCCATAGGTCTTGGGTTGTTGTTTAATATTATGTTACCTGTAAATTTTAATTCTCCTTTTAAGGCTACAAATATTATTGATTTTTGGAAGCGTTGGCATATTTCTTTAACAAATTTTATTACTACTTATATTTATACCCCAATTATTCGTTGTTTTGATCGCCCTACTTTTAATAAAATTTTATTGGCGACATTTATTGCATTTATTATTGCTGGGGTGTGGCATGGATCAGGATGGAATTTTTTTATTTTTGGTTGTATTCATGGTGGAGCTTTAGTAATCAATCACTTTTGGCAAAAAAAGATCAAAATCAAAATGCCTAAACCTCTGGGATGGTTTTTGATGTTTTTTGTTGTGTTAATGGCATGGGTATTTTTTAGAGCACAAAGTTTTGCAGGTGCAATTAGTTTATTAAAATCACTTTTTGGAATTACTTGGTTACCTCTTCCAGATAGTGCACATATTGCTATTTTGCTATTTAATATTAAGGCGACAGATTTTACATTAGGTATGCTTGTTTTGGGCTTTGTTCTTTGTTTGTGCACAAAAAATAGTATTGAAAAAATGAGACAACTTAAAATAGGATACAAACAGATATTTTGGACAGCAATTTTGTTGGCCATGGGGATTTGTGGTGCTATTGGCGTGGAATATCAAGAATTTATCTATTTTAATTTTTAG
- a CDS encoding SDR family oxidoreductase: MKDRILIIGASSDLGRELIEKIKNENTEIIAHFYRKPIEKENGILPLCCDLSDIVEVEKFIGQVLDIGLPNKMVFLAAERVKNIRFKDLNWNDFSLHLHIGLRAYFLILQAILPKLSKDKEKSKKVVFMLSSCVLNMPPLAMSAYVSAKYALLGLMKSLVSEYRNANIQINAISPSMIETSFLEHIDPKIVELNAYNHPLKRNAIPQDIVPWIEMLLSEKSDYLNGVNLPITGGENF; encoded by the coding sequence ATGAAAGATAGAATCTTAATTATTGGAGCAAGTTCGGATCTTGGGCGTGAGCTTATAGAAAAAATTAAAAATGAAAATACAGAGATTATTGCACATTTTTACCGTAAGCCTATAGAAAAGGAAAATGGTATTTTGCCCTTATGCTGCGATCTTTCTGATATTGTAGAGGTAGAAAAATTTATCGGGCAGGTTTTGGATATAGGATTGCCTAATAAGATGGTTTTTCTTGCTGCAGAGCGTGTTAAAAATATTCGATTTAAAGATTTAAACTGGAATGATTTTTCTTTGCATCTTCATATAGGATTGCGTGCATATTTCTTGATTTTACAGGCAATTTTGCCAAAACTTAGCAAAGATAAAGAAAAGAGTAAAAAAGTTGTCTTCATGCTTTCAAGTTGTGTTTTAAATATGCCACCTCTTGCAATGAGTGCTTATGTAAGTGCAAAATATGCTCTTTTGGGTTTGATGAAATCTCTTGTTAGCGAGTATAGAAATGCTAATATCCAAATTAATGCAATTTCTCCATCAATGATAGAAACAAGTTTTTTAGAGCATATTGATCCAAAAATTGTTGAATTAAATGCCTATAATCATCCGCTAAAACGCAATGCTATACCACAAGATATTGTGCCATGGATAGAGATGCTGCTTTCAGAAAAGAGTGATTATTTAAACGGAGTAAATCTGCCTATTACAGGAGGAGAAAATTTTTAA
- a CDS encoding MaoC/PaaZ C-terminal domain-containing protein, protein MKEYKFSDLVLGMKESFEVKITQEHMDLFCTLSGDENPLHLDEDYAKKEGFDTKVVYGLLLSSLYSRLAGMHLPGKYCLLHSVDSVFLKPAYVGDKLLVEGVISYINEAYKQVEIKASIAKTLAGGGGA, encoded by the coding sequence TTGAAAGAATATAAATTTAGTGACCTTGTTTTAGGTATGAAAGAAAGTTTTGAAGTAAAAATTACACAAGAGCACATGGATTTATTTTGTACACTTAGTGGAGATGAAAATCCTTTGCATCTTGATGAAGACTATGCCAAAAAAGAAGGTTTTGATACCAAGGTAGTTTATGGTCTTTTGCTCTCAAGTTTGTATTCAAGATTAGCAGGAATGCACTTGCCAGGGAAGTATTGCTTGCTACATAGTGTAGATAGTGTTTTTTTAAAGCCTGCTTATGTAGGTGATAAGCTTTTAGTAGAGGGGGTGATTAGCTATATTAATGAGGCATATAAGCAAGTTGAAATTAAAGCAAGTATTGCAAAAACCCTAGCGGGGGGGGGGGGTGCTTAA
- a CDS encoding SLC13 family permease, translated as MILLIITCIFIAIMLGYITRYNIGIFAMIFAYIVGAFFMDLPPKKIIAFWPISIFFVIFSVSLFYNFASVNGTLEKLAEFLIYKFSKYPYLFPYIIFIVSAIIAALGAGFYSVLAFMAPITFLLCEKINLNKIAGAMAINYGALGGANFMTSQSGIIFRGLMENSGIASDEAFISSSIVFSVTFILPIIVLSFFVIKSFKNKNLNYIAIKPEGFTTKQKTTLFLMLLMILIILIPPILHIIFPYQESITFINQKIDIAMIAIIFVAIALFLKLGDEKKVIALIPWNTLIMICGVGMLISIAVEAGTITMLSKLISSQVNIFLIPLAMCVIAAFMSLFSSTLGVVAPALFPIVPAIASSSGLDQTLLFTCIILGAQSSAISPFSSGGSLILGSCPEKYKEILFKDLLTKAIPIGFAAAIATSILLSLIF; from the coding sequence ATGATTTTACTAATTATTACTTGTATTTTTATAGCTATTATGCTTGGTTATATCACTAGATATAATATCGGAATTTTTGCAATGATCTTTGCTTATATTGTTGGTGCTTTTTTTATGGATTTGCCTCCCAAAAAAATTATTGCTTTTTGGCCAATATCTATATTTTTTGTTATTTTTTCTGTTTCGTTATTTTACAATTTTGCAAGTGTTAATGGAACTCTTGAAAAATTAGCAGAGTTTCTTATTTATAAATTTTCAAAATACCCCTACCTTTTTCCTTATATTATTTTTATTGTTAGTGCAATTATTGCTGCATTAGGTGCTGGATTTTATAGTGTTTTGGCATTTATGGCCCCGATTACTTTTTTGCTTTGTGAAAAAATAAATCTCAATAAAATTGCTGGAGCCATGGCGATTAACTATGGTGCATTGGGAGGTGCTAATTTTATGACCTCTCAAAGTGGAATCATTTTTCGAGGATTGATGGAAAATTCTGGTATTGCTTCAGATGAGGCCTTTATTAGTTCGAGTATTGTTTTTTCTGTTACTTTTATTTTGCCTATCATAGTTTTGTCTTTTTTTGTTATCAAAAGTTTTAAAAATAAAAATTTAAATTACATAGCAATAAAACCTGAAGGATTTACTACAAAACAAAAAACTACTTTGTTTTTAATGCTTTTAATGATTTTAATAATTTTGATTCCCCCCATACTTCATATTATTTTTCCTTATCAAGAATCCATTACATTTATTAATCAAAAAATTGATATAGCAATGATTGCTATAATTTTTGTTGCTATTGCATTATTTTTAAAATTAGGTGATGAAAAAAAGGTAATTGCCCTTATTCCTTGGAATACTTTAATAATGATTTGTGGTGTGGGAATGTTAATTAGTATAGCTGTAGAAGCTGGTACTATTACGATGCTTTCAAAATTAATATCAAGTCAAGTAAATATTTTTTTGATACCTTTGGCCATGTGTGTTATTGCCGCTTTTATGTCCTTATTTTCTAGTACATTAGGTGTTGTGGCTCCTGCACTTTTTCCTATTGTGCCAGCTATTGCTTCAAGTAGCGGATTAGATCAAACATTACTTTTTACTTGCATTATTTTAGGGGCACAATCTTCTGCTATTTCACCCTTTTCTTCAGGTGGGAGTCTTATTTTAGGATCTTGCCCAGAAAAATACAAAGAAATACTTTTTAAAGATTTATTAACAAAAGCGATTCCGATAGGTTTTGCTGCGGCAATAGCAACATCTATATTATTAAGTTTAATTTTTTAG
- a CDS encoding 3'(2'),5'-bisphosphate nucleotidase CysQ family protein, with product MKNKKDLLFEVLMIAIDAGRAILPYYGNEDYEYKEDLSPITQADKAANKVILEGLKKISNYPICSEESELEYEKRKNLDFFWLVDPLDGTKDFLAQNGQFSVNIALISHNSSTLGVVYAPILDEAYIAYQGFGAYKITQCRDKTLQDLHNSLIKIPQDFSRTRGIACDSVHHSVEKMKNFIKYYDLECKKLGSALKFCALATSEADFYLRVVGTKEWDSAAGQIILEESGGLVLSYEEKTPLPYNKENIKNKDFMAFGIRALQKDGAIFHIYRDFKNNLGFFSKKPN from the coding sequence ATGAAGAATAAAAAAGATTTATTATTTGAAGTTTTAATGATTGCTATTGATGCAGGTAGGGCAATTTTGCCTTATTATGGAAATGAAGATTATGAGTACAAAGAGGATTTAAGTCCAATCACACAAGCAGATAAAGCTGCAAATAAAGTTATCTTAGAGGGATTGAAAAAAATTTCAAACTATCCTATTTGTTCGGAAGAAAGTGAGTTGGAGTATGAAAAAAGAAAAAATTTAGATTTTTTTTGGCTTGTAGATCCTTTAGATGGAACAAAAGATTTTTTGGCACAAAATGGGCAATTTAGTGTCAATATCGCGTTAATTTCTCATAATTCTTCCACTTTAGGCGTAGTGTATGCACCAATTTTAGATGAGGCATATATTGCTTATCAGGGTTTTGGAGCTTATAAAATTACACAATGTCGTGATAAGACACTACAAGATTTGCATAACTCTCTTATAAAAATCCCACAAGATTTCTCAAGAACTCGCGGCATAGCTTGTGATTCTGTCCATCATAGTGTTGAAAAAATGAAAAATTTTATAAAATATTATGATTTAGAATGTAAAAAATTAGGTAGTGCATTAAAATTTTGTGCTTTGGCAACTAGTGAGGCAGATTTTTATTTGCGTGTTGTGGGGACAAAGGAGTGGGATAGTGCTGCTGGGCAGATTATTTTGGAGGAATCCGGAGGACTTGTACTCTCTTATGAAGAAAAAACCCCTTTGCCTTATAATAAGGAAAATATTAAAAATAAAGACTTTATGGCCTTTGGCATTAGGGCTTTGCAAAAAGATGGTGCAATTTTTCATATTTATAGAGACTTTAAAAACAACCTTGGCTTTTTTTCTAAAAAACCAAATTAA
- a CDS encoding phosphocholine cytidylyltransferase family protein: protein MRVLILAAGMGKRLMPLTRDVPKCMVMYKNKALIDYLLEVFQSLEVDKIALVGGYKFEVLQEFTQGRIDCFYENKNFDSTNMVSTLFCAKEFLEQCIRDSQDVLISYADIIFTKKVLFKMMEYKGDVGVGINTKWRLLWEKRFANPLDDAETLKIMQGKIKEIGKKPKSYEEIEGQYMGLFKISHQFLPVFMEFYTMLDSQKIYDGKDFANMYMTSFLQQIIDRFDNIEPIFIDGGWREIDSIEDLNIDEE, encoded by the coding sequence ATGCGTGTTTTGATACTTGCAGCTGGAATGGGAAAGCGTTTGATGCCACTTACTAGAGATGTGCCAAAATGTATGGTAATGTATAAAAATAAAGCTTTAATTGATTATTTATTAGAAGTTTTTCAATCTTTAGAGGTGGATAAGATTGCCTTAGTGGGGGGATATAAATTTGAAGTATTGCAAGAATTCACACAAGGAAGAATTGATTGTTTTTATGAAAATAAGAATTTTGATTCTACAAATATGGTCAGCACTCTATTTTGTGCAAAAGAATTTTTAGAGCAATGCATTAGAGATTCTCAAGATGTGTTAATTAGCTATGCAGATATTATTTTTACAAAAAAAGTTTTATTTAAAATGATGGAGTATAAAGGAGATGTTGGTGTAGGTATTAATACAAAGTGGAGATTGCTTTGGGAAAAAAGATTTGCAAATCCCTTAGATGATGCTGAGACATTAAAAATTATGCAAGGAAAGATTAAAGAAATTGGAAAGAAACCAAAAAGTTATGAGGAGATTGAAGGACAATATATGGGGCTTTTTAAAATCTCGCATCAGTTTTTACCAGTTTTTATGGAATTTTATACAATGCTAGATTCGCAAAAAATCTATGATGGTAAGGATTTTGCAAATATGTATATGACAAGCTTTTTGCAACAAATTATTGATAGGTTTGATAATATAGAACCCATTTTTATTGATGGAGGGTGGCGTGAAATTGATAGTATAGAGGATTTAAATATTGATGAAGAATAA
- a CDS encoding HAD-IIIC family phosphatase encodes MRFNFPLDYDLILRKKRSIKRNLLEQDTTRFIQKKIAILGGSSTAEIKDFLEIFLLDLGILPQFYESEYNKYYEDAIFGTQELEEFKPDIIYLHTSFVNLHFASLGTPITKENKQNFITQNCEKFLNIWKALERFNGVIIQNNFELPPHRLLGNLDCLQGRVGVVQELNIALQNQIEKYPRVYLHDLNYLSSMLGLERYYDKSLFYQAKYAMSMESMIEIAFSLSRLIGSLFGKSKKALVLDLDNTCWGGVIGDDGLMGISIGDETALGEGYSAFQQYALDLKNRGVILAVCSKNEIENAKEGFSHPRSILHVEDFACFMANWNPKNENIALIAKTLNIGEDSLVFVDDNPSEREIVRSQLSSVSVPEVGDNVIDYITHLDRNYFFETPSLSQDDLKRSEYYLQNSQRLNEQSSFKSYEEFLQSLCMQAEILEFSPIYLERITQLINKTNQFNCTTKRYDFGMVESMSKDEKYICLYGKLVDKYGDNGLIAISIGRIVEDVCHLDLWLMSCRVLKRHMEYAMLDSFVEIAKKRGVKKLVGYYFKSPKNQMVANLYEDFGFDLVFKDEEQSLFELELKNYKNKNFIIGVNHDK; translated from the coding sequence ATGAGATTTAATTTTCCTCTAGATTATGATTTGATTTTACGAAAAAAACGCAGTATTAAACGCAATTTATTAGAGCAGGATACGACAAGATTTATACAAAAAAAGATTGCTATTCTTGGAGGTTCTAGCACAGCAGAAATTAAAGATTTTTTAGAAATTTTTTTATTAGATTTGGGGATTTTGCCTCAATTTTATGAATCAGAATATAATAAATATTATGAAGATGCAATCTTTGGTACACAGGAATTAGAGGAGTTTAAACCCGATATTATTTATCTTCATACAAGCTTTGTAAATTTGCATTTTGCTTCTTTGGGTACGCCGATTACCAAAGAGAATAAGCAAAATTTTATCACACAAAATTGTGAGAAATTTCTTAACATATGGAAAGCATTAGAGCGGTTTAATGGCGTGATTATCCAAAATAATTTTGAATTACCACCACATCGATTATTAGGAAATTTAGATTGTTTGCAGGGTAGAGTAGGAGTTGTGCAAGAGCTAAATATTGCCTTGCAAAATCAAATTGAAAAATATCCGCGCGTTTATCTACATGATCTCAATTATTTAAGTTCCATGCTTGGATTGGAGCGTTATTATGATAAGTCGCTTTTTTATCAAGCAAAATATGCAATGAGTATGGAATCCATGATAGAAATTGCTTTTAGCTTATCTCGTCTTATTGGTTCGCTTTTTGGCAAAAGTAAAAAGGCTTTGGTGCTAGATTTGGATAATACTTGTTGGGGGGGGGTGATTGGTGATGATGGGCTTATGGGGATTAGCATTGGCGATGAAACTGCACTTGGTGAAGGATATAGCGCATTTCAGCAATATGCCCTAGATTTGAAAAATAGAGGGGTGATTCTTGCGGTGTGTTCTAAAAATGAAATAGAAAATGCAAAAGAAGGTTTTAGCCATCCACGAAGCATATTGCATGTGGAAGATTTTGCATGTTTTATGGCAAATTGGAATCCTAAAAATGAAAATATTGCCTTGATTGCTAAAACACTTAATATTGGAGAGGATAGTTTAGTTTTTGTGGATGATAATCCTAGCGAAAGAGAAATTGTAAGAAGTCAGCTATCTTCTGTAAGTGTACCTGAAGTAGGGGATAATGTGATTGATTATATCACACATCTTGATCGTAATTATTTTTTTGAGACTCCTAGCTTGTCGCAAGATGATTTAAAACGTAGTGAATATTATTTGCAAAATTCCCAACGCCTTAATGAACAAAGTAGCTTTAAATCTTATGAGGAATTTTTGCAATCTTTGTGTATGCAAGCAGAAATTTTGGAGTTTAGTCCGATTTATCTTGAAAGAATTACCCAGCTTATTAATAAGACTAATCAATTTAATTGCACAACAAAACGTTATGATTTTGGTATGGTAGAGAGTATGAGTAAGGATGAAAAATATATTTGCTTGTATGGAAAATTAGTAGATAAATATGGGGATAATGGGCTCATTGCTATTAGTATTGGGCGTATTGTTGAAGATGTCTGTCATCTTGATTTATGGCTTATGAGTTGTAGAGTTTTAAAAAGGCATATGGAATATGCAATGCTAGATTCTTTTGTAGAGATTGCTAAAAAAAGAGGTGTAAAAAAACTAGTAGGCTACTATTTTAAAAGTCCAAAAAATCAAATGGTAGCAAATCTTTATGAAGACTTTGGCTTTGATTTGGTTTTTAAAGATGAAGAGCAAAGTCTTTTTGAGTTAGAACTCAAGAATTATAAAAATAAAAACTTTATTATAGGAGTAAATCATGACAAATAA
- a CDS encoding acyl carrier protein: MTNNIQEKLQEIFRDVFDDENLEITPQTSASDIDEWDSLMHISLVSSIEKAFKIRFALGELQDLKNIGDMIALIEKKV, translated from the coding sequence ATGACAAATAATATTCAAGAAAAATTACAAGAGATTTTTAGGGACGTTTTTGATGATGAGAATCTAGAAATTACACCACAAACTAGTGCAAGTGATATTGATGAATGGGATTCTTTGATGCATATTAGCTTGGTAAGTAGTATTGAAAAAGCATTTAAGATCCGTTTTGCCTTAGGAGAATTGCAAGATCTTAAAAATATTGGGGATATGATCGCCCTTATTGAGAAAAAAGTATGA
- a CDS encoding amidohydrolase family protein codes for MKIDTHAHIFLKNLPVINNARYSPEYDASFEEYHSFLNSFGFQKAVLVQPSFLGTNNDFLLNSIKDNKNFKAIVVVDKNISFEELQKLKENGACGIRLNLLGQDFTDFKDKEWETLFHHIAKLKMQIEIQRDLEDGLIDMLKTLLDFDCNIVIDHLARSSYIDSINLQKLLKLKNSKIFFKISGFYRAKFPYKNNQEAIKFAKEIYEILKKNFSLHNFVFGSDWPHTNFENKIDFSSAFLAFEEIVASKKEREQILGDNACALFHF; via the coding sequence ATGAAAATTGATACCCACGCTCATATTTTTTTAAAAAATCTACCAGTGATTAATAATGCTCGTTATAGTCCAGAATACGACGCAAGTTTTGAAGAATATCATTCTTTTTTAAATTCTTTTGGTTTTCAAAAAGCTGTTTTGGTGCAACCTAGTTTTTTGGGGACAAATAATGATTTTTTGCTTAATTCTATCAAGGATAACAAAAATTTTAAAGCCATTGTAGTGGTTGATAAAAATATAAGTTTTGAAGAATTGCAGAAACTTAAAGAAAATGGAGCCTGTGGAATTAGATTGAACCTTTTAGGGCAAGATTTTACTGATTTTAAGGACAAAGAATGGGAAACATTATTTCATCATATTGCCAAACTTAAAATGCAAATTGAAATTCAAAGAGATCTAGAAGATGGATTGATAGATATGTTAAAAACGCTCCTTGATTTTGATTGCAATATTGTAATTGATCATCTTGCAAGATCGAGTTACATTGATTCTATAAATTTGCAAAAATTGCTTAAACTAAAAAATTCAAAAATATTTTTTAAAATTAGTGGTTTTTATAGGGCCAAATTTCCTTACAAAAACAATCAAGAAGCTATTAAGTTTGCAAAAGAAATTTATGAAATTCTTAAGAAGAATTTTTCGCTTCATAATTTTGTTTTTGGTAGCGATTGGCCACATACAAACTTTGAAAATAAGATTGATTTTTCTTCTGCTTTTTTGGCATTTGAAGAAATTGTTGCTTCAAAAAAGGAAAGAGAGCAGATTCTAGGAGACAATGCTTGCGCTTTATTTCATTTTTAA
- a CDS encoding gamma-glutamyl-CDP-amidate hydrolase, giving the protein MKKFIGITQRLIEHIQYSEIREALALDWGTFFCEKISEDFLPLALSSKIDFKDYIPYLSGVILSGGNDLNSLNPNKLSLFRDAYEKNILKLCLQNHIPVLGVCRGAQMIAEFFCAKITPIMQHTTPHLISFQSQNYKVNSYHNYGISGLCEDFEVLGIAIDGSIEAFKHKNKPIYGIMWHLEREENLSIPSQKMWKMFIENFKEKKCVF; this is encoded by the coding sequence ATGAAAAAGTTTATTGGAATTACGCAACGCTTAATAGAGCATATACAATATTCAGAAATTAGAGAAGCATTAGCACTAGATTGGGGGACATTTTTTTGTGAAAAAATTTCAGAAGATTTTTTGCCTCTAGCACTTAGTAGTAAAATAGATTTCAAAGATTATATCCCTTATCTTAGCGGGGTAATTTTAAGTGGTGGTAATGATTTAAACTCTCTAAATCCTAATAAACTTTCATTATTTCGTGATGCTTATGAAAAAAATATTTTAAAACTTTGTTTACAAAATCATATTCCTGTGCTTGGTGTGTGTAGGGGGGCGCAGATGATTGCAGAATTTTTTTGTGCAAAAATTACTCCTATTATGCAGCACACAACGCCCCATCTTATTTCTTTTCAATCGCAAAATTATAAAGTAAATTCCTACCATAATTATGGAATTTCTGGGCTTTGTGAGGATTTTGAAGTATTAGGGATTGCGATAGATGGGAGTATTGAGGCATTTAAACATAAAAATAAACCTATTTATGGAATTATGTGGCATTTGGAGCGTGAAGAGAATTTAAGCATTCCTTCGCAAAAAATGTGGAAAATGTTTATAGAAAATTTTAAGGAAAAAAAATGCGTGTTTTGA
- a CDS encoding class I SAM-dependent methyltransferase, giving the protein MIQSFLELVAQKDVVHGKYLSALNLQEEDQKEFAKLLEFYQERMQISLQEQVECYLMFLHKNLEETKFFLENHRYRYSTFDEVKNQVYFNEEYMQKYMVGLAISSYIWSTHIGARKEFAKYLSTIESNLKYLEVGVGHGEYFLQAIKSGRFAKCIGVDISPTSCKMSEEIIHHYQEKCNADFLCKDFLMFDTQEKYDVIVMGEVLEHVEKPLEFLKKAKGLLSGGGGGGIFVTIPINAPDVDHIYLFSNPQEVYAMVEEAGLKIAQEACFVANNYSLEKALKRKYPILLTALLCKK; this is encoded by the coding sequence ATGATACAAAGCTTTTTAGAATTAGTTGCACAAAAAGATGTGGTGCATGGAAAATATTTAAGTGCATTAAATTTGCAAGAAGAGGATCAAAAAGAGTTTGCTAAACTTTTGGAATTTTATCAAGAAAGAATGCAGATTTCTTTACAAGAGCAGGTGGAATGCTATTTGATGTTTTTGCATAAGAATTTGGAAGAAACAAAATTTTTTTTAGAAAATCATCGTTATCGTTATAGTACTTTTGATGAAGTAAAAAATCAAGTTTATTTCAATGAAGAATATATGCAGAAATATATGGTTGGTCTTGCAATTTCTTCTTATATTTGGAGCACGCATATTGGTGCGAGAAAAGAATTTGCTAAATATCTCTCCACAATAGAATCTAATCTTAAATATCTTGAAGTAGGCGTTGGCCATGGAGAGTATTTTTTGCAAGCGATAAAAAGCGGGCGTTTTGCAAAATGTATTGGTGTGGATATTTCTCCAACGAGTTGCAAAATGAGTGAAGAAATTATTCATCACTATCAAGAAAAATGTAATGCAGATTTTTTATGTAAAGATTTTTTAATGTTTGATACACAAGAAAAATATGATGTGATTGTGATGGGTGAAGTGCTTGAACATGTAGAAAAACCCTTAGAATTTCTTAAAAAAGCTAAAGGGCTTTTATCTGGCGGGGGGGGGGGTGGCATTTTTGTGACTATTCCTATTAATGCGCCAGATGTGGATCATATTTATTTATTTTCCAACCCTCAAGAAGTTTATGCGATGGTAGAGGAAGCGGGATTAAAGATTGCTCAAGAAGCATGTTTTGTAGCAAATAACTATTCTTTAGAAAAAGCATTAAAAAGAAAATATCCAATTTTGCTTACCGCATTATTATGTAAAAAATAA